The Dreissena polymorpha isolate Duluth1 chromosome 10, UMN_Dpol_1.0, whole genome shotgun sequence genome includes a region encoding these proteins:
- the LOC127849264 gene encoding uncharacterized protein LOC127849264 — protein sequence MNFCVTPPTIPINEIIASTEQVCYQLEDKSAAESLRGEVVKILKSATKPKSNITTKERDALRDLGKRKDIVILPADKGRTTVVMNKTEYVAKMDKLTSDRDTYEPLKKDPTRQVKTRLVNILKKWKKENLISDKLYHQLYPTSENVPKLYGLPKIHKKDAPLRPIVSSTGSVLYATAKYIASVIGPLAGKTEHHIVNSVDFVQKIKDLEVPQGTKLVSYDVSALFTSIPVPKALTVIKNKLAGDTKLNERSELSVEQVTELLDLCLSSTYFIYNEQFFQQKQGAAMGSPVSPIVANLYMEFFEKQAFETARNPPSLWLRYVDDTMTKIHEYNIQEFTDHINSIDEHIKFTSEQEEEGRIPFLDTCVHVADDGSTKTTVYRKPTHTDQYLYFQSNHHLEHKRSVVRTLLHRAKTLITKEKDQKDEIEHVKSALRTNGYPDWIFRLPKKKEKTLDKDKGTQKRPTAGIPYIRGTLEVLARVFKKHGANIFHKPFNSIRQNLTKVKDKTDKMKKCGVIYHVQCEDCKNDYVGETARQLDTRLKEHLTRTSSAIYEHCKQTGHKIDPNKTKVLTSEEHLWKRKVKEAIEIKQRRPSLNRDEGLELPRVYDSLLMSRDPSPVM from the coding sequence ATGAACTTTTGTGTTACCCCTCCAACCATCCCCATAAATGAAATCATCGCTTCCACAGAACAGGTTTGCTACCAATTAGAGGATAAATCGGCCGCTGAAAGTTTAAGGGGAGAAGTTGTAAAGATTCTAAAAAGTGCCACCAAACCTAAAAGCAACATCACCACCAAGGAAAGAGATGCCTTGCGTGACTTAGGTAAACGGAAAGACATTGTAATTCTACCTGCCGATAAGGGTCGTACTACGGTTGTGATGAACAAAACTGAGTATGTAGCCAAGATGGATAAGCTCACGAGCGACAGGGATACCTATGAACCACTGAAAAAGGACCCAACCAGGCAAGTGAAAACTAGATTGGTTAACATCTTAAAGAAATGGAAGAAGGAAAATCTTATCTCAGATAAACTGTACCATCAACTATATCCCACATCAGAAAACGTCCCAAAATTATATGGACTACCCAAAATTCATAAAAAGGATGCTCCTTTAAGACCAATTGTATCGAGCACAGGAAGCGTATTGTATGCAACCGCTAAATACATTGCTTCGGTCATTGGCCCCTTGGCGGGTAAAACGGAACACCACATAGTTAACTCGGTGGATTTCGTTCAGAAGATCAAGGATCTTGAAGTACCCCAAGGCACGAAATTGGTATCCTATGATGTCTCAGCACTTTTCACTTCAATTCCAGTACCTAAAGCACTCACAGTGATCAAGAACAAATTGGCTGGAGACACCAAACTCAACGAACGATCTGAACTCAGTGTTGAACAAGTGACCGAGTTGTTAGACCTCTGCCTTAGTAGCACATACTTCATATACAATGAACAATTCTTCCAACAGAAGCAAGGTGCAGCCATGGGTTCTCCCGTATCGCCAATTGTCGCGAACTTATATATGGAGTTTTTTGAGAAGCAGGCATTTGAAACTGCAAGGAATCCACCGTCCCTCTGGCTGAGGTACGTGGATGATACCATGACTAAAATCCATGAATACAACATCCAAGAATTCACGGACCACATCAACTCAATAGACGAACATATCAAGTTCACTTCAGAGCAGGAGGAAGAAGGCCGTATTCCGTTCCTGGACACATGTGTTCACGTGGCAGACGATGGGTCGACGAAAACCACGGTTTACAGGAAACCGACGCACACCGACCAGTATCTATACTTTCAGTCCAACCACCACCTTGAACACAAACGATCAGTTGTACGTACCCTACTACACAGAGCCAAAACCCTAATAACAAAAGAAAAAGACCAGAAAGACGAAATCGAACATGTGAAATCCGCTTTAAGAACCAACGGATACCCGGATTGGATATTCAGACTACCCAAAAAGAAAGAGAAAACACTAGACAAAGATAAGGGAACACAAAAGAGACCGACTGCAGGAATACCTTATATCAGGGGCACCTTAGAAGTTTTGGCTAGAGTATTCAAAAAACATGGAGCCAACATCTTCCACAAACCTTTCAATTCCATCAGACAGAACCTCACCAAAGTTAAAGACAAAACAGATAAAATGAAGAAATGTGGTGTGATCTATCATGTCCAATGTGAGGACTGTAAAAATGACTATGTAGGTGAAACAGCGAGACAATTAGACACTAGATTGAAAGAACACCTTACACGAACTTCTTCTGCCATATATGAACATTGTAAACAAACAGGTCACAAGATCGACCCTAACAAAACCAAAGTACTCACCTCCGAAGAACATCTATGGAAACGCAAGGTGAAAGAAGCAATTGAAATTAAACAGCGGCGGCCATCACTTAACAGGGACGAGGGACTCGAGCTACCCCGGGTTTATGACAGTCTCCTCATGTCACGTGACCCTTCACCGGTCATGTGA